Part of the Bacteroidales bacterium genome, CATCTGGTAGGGTATCAGTAAAATTTAGTGAAATATCTTTATAAATAAACGTAGCAGGTAGATATGCATAATAACATTCAACATCATAAGTTATTATTTTATCATCACGTTCCCAATATGATAAGTTTTTATTAATGTTAATAATTAGCAATACAATAATAACAAATGAAATAGTAACAGGGTTGATTTTTTTTATTAATTTCATATAATGCCTAAAGTTTGAAAAGTCCGTATTTAATAATTACCCAAATAATACGAAAAGCATCTCTGTTTTGTAACTTTTTTCCTTCTCCCTGATTACGATAAAAAATATAATTAACTAATTACCAACAACTTCATAATTTAATTTATCAACAAAAATAAAATCATCTCCTTTATGTTTTAGAAAAAACCTAACAAGATCATTTTTTGATTTTGGGTTATTAAAATTTACCTGATATTCAACATAATTCCATTCATTTAATTTCAAATCAAGGTCATTAATATTAAGATGTTCGTATTGGTATATTTTCCCATTGTGAGATAAAAAAGCGACCAAACATAAAGCATTTTCTTTGGGTTTGCTAGGGGGCATAACATTTATTGATAATTTTAAACATAATGAATCAAAATTACTTAATTTATTATATTCAAAACTTTTACCCATAGAGTATGGTTTTGTGCTGTCTATAACATAACAATATTTACCGTTTCGGTATTTTTTATCTATTGCCTGTATTCCTCTTTGTGCTAATTGTTTATGGGGATGTTCAAAATATATTCTTTTTTTATAATTAATCTGTGATTTCCCAAAAGAATCCCGGTAAGCATTTTTTGTCATAGCTTCATAATGAATAACTCCATTTATATATTGTCTAATTTGAAATATATTTAGATAAATAAAACCTACAAAAACAATAATATTTAAAAAGAGCCATAATTTTTTCTTTTTTATAAACCATTCAATAAACGCAGCCAAAGGAATAGCAAGAATACTATATGTATCAATCATGGCACGATTTCCAAATCCCACATACCACCAACACCACCATGAAAAAGTAACATATATAAAAACAATAAAATATATTGTAATAGGAATAAAAAACAACTTAAGTTTTGAACGAAGAAAAAACAAGCCTATAAGTGAAAAGAACATAACAGGGGTATATATAAGCCAACCATTTCTGTAACTAAAAAGTCCATTAATTATTTGAGGATTAGAAAAAATAAAAGTTTCATATTTCCCATATGAAAAATAAATCCATTTCCCTGAAACATAATTCCAGTATAAAAATTGAGGAATCCATATTATAATGAAAGAAACAATCATTAATAATACTTTTTTATACGATTTGATAAAATAAATTACTCGTTCTTTTAGATTCCGGATATTATTTATACCATATAAAACAAAAAATATTAATACTAATACGTTGGTTGGTCGTATTAATACAAGTAAACCACCTAATAATCCCATTAATAAACTGTTACTATAATTTGGGTTTTTATACCATTGCTGAACCAAATAGACAAAAACAGCTATCAATGAAAAATTATAACTATGTACCATTACTGCACTATGAGTAAGATAATACAGCAGGTTTGTTCCAAAAACAATAACAATTAAAGTAATAATTGTAGTTGCTTTTGAGAAATAATTTAATAAAACTTTTTTCAGAAAGAACAAACCAATTATAAAATAAAAAATACTGCTGATAACGAGAAATAATTTGTACGGCAGGGAATATCCATTTACAGGATAATTTCCTAACAGGGCAGAAATATGCCCTAAAACAAAAAAAGGAGTATAAAGTATTGATAATCCCATAGAAGTTTTTATACATTTTTTACCGGTTACAGTTGTTGCTCCATGAATTTTTTTCTTTATATTATCTGGTAAGGTATCAGTAAAATTCAGTGAAATATCTTTATAAATAAAAGCAGCAGGTAAATATGCATAATAATATGCAACATCATAAGTTATTATTTCATTGTCTCGTTCCCAGTATGATAAGTTCTTATTAATGTTAATAATTAACAATACAATAATAACAAATGAAATAGTAACAGGGTTGATTTTTTTTATAAATTTCATTCTGTAAATATTAAAATCTGAAAAGTCCGTATTTTATAATTACCCAAATAATACGAAAAGCGTCTTTGTTTCGTAACTTTTTTCCTTCTCCCTGATTGCGAGGGAAATATTGTACGGGAATTTCAGTTACATTATTTCTTTTAACACGAAGGGCTTTTATTATTAGTTCGGCTTCAAACCCAAAGCGGTTTTCTTTTAATTTTATTTTATTATATAAATTTTTATGTATCAGTTTATGACCACAAGCCATATCTGTAAATTTAACATTAATAAGAAACGAAACAAGAAATGTAAAAAACCGATTGGCAAGATAACGTTTATATGATGACAATGGTCGTACTACACCCGGTAAGTATCTTGAACCATTAACAAATTCTATATTCAAATCAAACATTGCTTCTAACATTCCTGGAATATCATGTGGGGTTAATTCCATATCAGCATCTTGTATCATAAAAACATTGCCGCTTGCTTGTTGAATTCCTGTTTTTACGGCAGCTCCTTTACCCTTGTTATTATTATGATGTATAATCTGAATGTTATTATAATTTTCTGCATATTTTTTAACAAGCTTATAAGATTGATCACTCGATGCATCATCTACAACAATAATTTCATGCGATTTGACAAACTCAGGGAATTTTATAGACTTTAATTCTTCTAATAATGAAACTATAATGCCAGCTTCGTTAAATAATGGAATAATAATACTTAATTTCATTAATGTAATTTTTTTGTAAAATAACTAAATTATTATGAATAAAATATGTTTTTCTTTTTGTAAATTTTTCATATCATTCTAACTTGTCGTTTTGCGTAGCATGATTTCCTAAAGTCCAACGAGTATTTTATCTTTAAATGTTTATTAAATATTGTTTCTAATGTATATAATTTTACTTTCTTTAATAAAAAGTTACTATTTTTCGAAAACTAAATTTTAAATGTAAATAAATGAATTCAACAATAAAATTATCATTAATAATTCCGGTTTTTAATGAAGAACAAAATATAATTAAATTATTTAATAAAGTAATTGAAGTTATTAATAAACTTACTAAGGATTATGAGGTAATATTTATTAATGATGGTAGCACTGATAAGTCATTAGAAATAATAAAAGATTTATCAGTTAAAGGTGATAAAGTAAGATTCATTGATTTTAGCCGGAATTTTGGACATCAGCTTGCTGTTATGGCAGGATTAGAACATTGTAAGGGAAAAAAAGTTGTAATTATAGATGCTGATTTACAAGACCCGCCTGACTTAATTGTAGAGATGTACAAAAAAATGGATGAAGGTTATGATGTTGTTTATGCTAAGAGAAAGAAAAGAAAAGGAGAAAATTTCTTTAAAAAAGTTACTGCAAAAATCTTTTATAGGTTATTATCAAATATAACTTCTTTTGATATTCCTATAGATACAGGAGATTTCAGGATTATTAACAGGAGAATTATTGAAGTGTTAAAACAAATGCCCGAGCAACATAAATATTTACGCGGACAAATTGCATGGATGGGTTTTAATCAAACTTATGTTGAGTATGAAAGAAAAGAACGACACGCAGGTAAAACGGGTTATAGTTTTAAAAAAATGTCTCGTTTTGCATTAGATGGTATTACTTCTTTTTCTGATTTTCCGCTTAAACTGGCAACTTTTATGGGGTTCATTGTTGCAGGAATAGCTTTTTTATTAATATTGTATGCACTTTATTCCCGTTTTATTATCAAAGATTTTGTTCCCGGATGGGCATCTTTAATGTTAAGCGTTCTGTTTATTGGAGGAGTACAGCTTATTTCAATAGGTATAATAGGTGAGTATATTAGCCGTATTGCAGCAAATGGACGAAAACGCCCGCTTTATTTAATAAAAGAAACAAATATAAATGAATGAAACATCCATGCACTATCGTACACACAAAGATATGAAGATAACATGGATGTTCCATCGGAATTTATAACAAATATTGAATTTTTATTGATAGTTAAATTGAAGAGGGTCAGTTAAATATAAAATTATAGATAGATGAACAATTTTATTAAAAAGTATTATATTCAGATTCTCGCATTAATAGTATTGACTTCTTTGGTCTATTTTGCTATATTTTTACACTTAAGTTCTTACTCATTGAGAGAATGGGATGAATCAAGGTTAGCTTGTAATGCTTTGGAAATGATAAAAACAGGAAATCCTGTAGTAACCTATTTTAATGGCTCTCCTGATATGTGGAATACCAAACCACCCTTTATGATTTGGATGCAAGTACTAAGTATTAAAATATTCGGATATAATGAGTTAGCAATACGAATGCCTTCTGCCCTATCAGTGATTTCTATTATTATCCTGTTTTTTTGGATAGCTGTTAAACATTTAAAAAAAATTTGGATAGGCTTCATTTCTTCAATGGTTTTAATTACTTCTTATGGATTCATGGGAAATCATATTGCCCGAACTGGAGATTATGATGCCTTGCTTTCTTTCTGGATTATTTTTTATTCTTTAATGTTTTATCTATATCTTGAAAACCCTAATAAAAATAAGTATTTGTATCTGTTTTTTATTGGAATAACATTTTCATTATTAACCAAGGGTATTGCGGGATTAATTCCTGTTCCTTTTTTTTTAATTTTTATATTTTATAAAAAAATGTTTTTATCATTAATTAGAAATAAACATTTTTATTGTGGAATATTGATTTTTATATTTTTAGGATTAGGTTATTATATTTTAAGGGAATATTTGAATAATGGTTTTATCAGGGCAGTAATAAATAATGAATTAGGAGGACGATTTGCAGAAGCAAATGAAGAGCATAAAGGATCTTTTAATTTTTATTATAAACTTTTATGGGGATGGAGATATGGGTTATGGATGAAATATTTAATAGCTTCTATAGTCGTGGCATTTGTTTCGTTTAAATTCAAAATAATTAATAATAGATTACTTTTTATTTTTTGTTTATTATCAGCTTTATTTTATTTTTTTATTATAAGTTTTGCTCAAACAAAATTGTACTGGTATGATGCTCCTTTATATCCGTTTTTTGCATTAATGCTTGGAATTTTCTTTGTTGAAACATTACAATATTTTAATAAAAAAATAAATATCATTTTTATTAAATACATACTTATTTTATTAATTATTTTTATCTTCT contains:
- a CDS encoding glycosyltransferase family 2 protein; amino-acid sequence: MKLSIIIPLFNEAGIIVSLLEELKSIKFPEFVKSHEIIVVDDASSDQSYKLVKKYAENYNNIQIIHHNNNKGKGAAVKTGIQQASGNVFMIQDADMELTPHDIPGMLEAMFDLNIEFVNGSRYLPGVVRPLSSYKRYLANRFFTFLVSFLINVKFTDMACGHKLIHKNLYNKIKLKENRFGFEAELIIKALRVKRNNVTEIPVQYFPRNQGEGKKLRNKDAFRIIWVIIKYGLFRF
- a CDS encoding glycosyltransferase family 2 protein, whose amino-acid sequence is MNSTIKLSLIIPVFNEEQNIIKLFNKVIEVINKLTKDYEVIFINDGSTDKSLEIIKDLSVKGDKVRFIDFSRNFGHQLAVMAGLEHCKGKKVVIIDADLQDPPDLIVEMYKKMDEGYDVVYAKRKKRKGENFFKKVTAKIFYRLLSNITSFDIPIDTGDFRIINRRIIEVLKQMPEQHKYLRGQIAWMGFNQTYVEYERKERHAGKTGYSFKKMSRFALDGITSFSDFPLKLATFMGFIVAGIAFLLILYALYSRFIIKDFVPGWASLMLSVLFIGGVQLISIGIIGEYISRIAANGRKRPLYLIKETNINE
- a CDS encoding glycosyltransferase family 39 protein, whose protein sequence is MNNFIKKYYIQILALIVLTSLVYFAIFLHLSSYSLREWDESRLACNALEMIKTGNPVVTYFNGSPDMWNTKPPFMIWMQVLSIKIFGYNELAIRMPSALSVISIIILFFWIAVKHLKKIWIGFISSMVLITSYGFMGNHIARTGDYDALLSFWIIFYSLMFYLYLENPNKNKYLYLFFIGITFSLLTKGIAGLIPVPFFLIFIFYKKMFLSLIRNKHFYCGILIFIFLGLGYYILREYLNNGFIRAVINNELGGRFAEANEEHKGSFNFYYKLLWGWRYGLWMKYLIASIVVAFVSFKFKIINNRLLFIFCLLSALFYFFIISFAQTKLYWYDAPLYPFFALMLGIFFVETLQYFNKKINIIFIKYILILLIIFIFYEPYKLIIINNLNPDNGEYQHINYGYHFRESYLPDNFIIAKSDYSAHIKFYIDVYQMKGYKVSKKKVGQVKTGDKVLVCENKFFNEIEEIFDYQIIKENLYGKFLVIKSEKSGD